A DNA window from Jaculus jaculus isolate mJacJac1 chromosome 1, mJacJac1.mat.Y.cur, whole genome shotgun sequence contains the following coding sequences:
- the Tmem210 gene encoding transmembrane protein 210: protein MAPCPQPDSCPAGRPLGLIYLSLLLIPAAAETCDCTLGISREALIALIVVLAAVSTSCFCALIIVAIGIFRAKGETCPREMDNRLMGQFGVQDDRMDLQSVHMESHLMDPTLEVAMMPTVEDHSLMTIPMETCLEEPSFPPPPLP from the exons ATGGCCCCCTGTCCCCAGCCTGACTCCTGCCCAGCTGGAAGGCCCCTTGGTCTGATATATTTGTCCCTTTTGCTCATCCCTGCTGCAG CTGAAACCTGTGACTGCACCCTCGGCATCAGCCGTGAGGCCCTCATTGCTCTCATTGTGGTGTTGGCTGCTGTCAGTACCAGCTGCTTCTGTGCCCTCATTATTGTGGCGATTGGCATATTTCGGGCCAAGGG TGAAACGTGTCCCAGGGAGATGGacaacag GTTGATGGGGCAATTCGGGGTCCAGGACGACCGCATGGACCTGCAGTCAGTGCACATGGAGTCCCACCTCATGGACCCTACCCTGGAGGTAGCTATGATGCCAACCGTGGAGGACCATAGCCTTATGACCATCCCCATGGAGACTTGTCTAGAAGAGccatccttccctcctcccccgctGCCATAG
- the Anapc2 gene encoding anaphase-promoting complex subunit 2, whose product METEAVAGVGDGEPRPGPELLVAWNTVSTGLVPPAALGLASSRTSGAVPPKEEELRAAVEVLRRHGLHSILEEWFVEVLQNDLQASIAPEFWNAISQRENSTDELQCLLLLLDAFGLLESRLDPYLRSLELLEKWTRLGLLMGTGAQGLREKVHTMLRGVLFFSTPRTFQEMVQRLYGRFLRVYMQSKRKGEGGTDPELEGELDSRYARRRYYRLLQSPLCAGCGSDKQQCWCRQALEQFHQLSQVLHRLSLLERVSAEAVTTTLHQVTRERMEDRCRGEYERSFLREFHKWIERVVGWLGKVFLQDSPTRPASPEAGNTLRRWRCHVQRFFYRIYASLRIEELFSIIRDFPDSRPAIEDLKYCLERTDQRQQLLVSLKSALETRLLHPGVNTCDIITLYISAIKALRVLDPSMVILEVACEPIRRYLRTREDTVRQIVAGLTGDSDGTGDLAVELSKTDPASLETGQDSEDDSGEPEDWVPDPVDADPGKSSSKRRSSDIISLLVSIYGSKDLFINEYRSLLADRLLHQFSFSPEREIRNVELLKLRFGEAPMHFCEVMLKDMADSRRINANIREEDEKRPVEEQPPFGVYAVILSSEFWPPFKDEKLEVPEDIRAALDVYCKKYEKLKAMRTLSWKHTLGLVTMDVELADRTLSVAVTPVQAVVLLYFQDQPSWTLEELSKVVKMPVALLRRRMSVWLQQGVLREEPSGTFSVIEEERPQDRDNMVLIDSDDESDSGMASQADQKEEELLLFWTYIQAMLTNLESLSLERIYSMLRMFVMTGPALAEIDLQELQGYLQKKVRDQQLIYSAGVYRLPKSCS is encoded by the exons ATGGAGACCGAGGCCGTAGCGGGTGTTGGGGATGGCGAACCCCGGCCTGGACCCGAACTCTTGGTGGCCTGGAATACTGTGAGCACCGGTCTGGTGCCGCCAGCTGCGCTGGGGCTG GCATCCTCTCGGACCAGTGGTGCGGTTCCACCAAAAGAGGAGGAGCTCCGCGCGGCGGTAGAGGTTCTGAGGAGGCATGGTTTGCACTCTATTCTGGAGGAGTGGTTCGTGGAAGTGCTACAGAACGACCTGCAGGCCAGCATCGCCCCAGAGTTCTGGAATGCCATTTCCCAGCGTGAGAACTCTACTGATGAGCTCCAGTGCCTTCTGCTTCTCCTCGACGCATTTGGCTTGTTGGAGAGCCGCCTAGATCCCTACCTGCGTAGTTTAGAGCTCTTGGAGAAATGGACCCGTCTAGGCTTGCTGATGGGCACTGGCGCTCAGGGGCTTCGGGAAAAGGTCCACACCATGTTGCGCGGAGTACTGTTCTTTTCCACCCCCAGGACCTTCCAGGAGATGGTCCAGCGCCTCTATGGCCGCTTCCTGAGGGTTTATATGCAgagcaaaagaaaaggagaagggggCACAGATCCAGAATTGGAGGGGGAGTTGGACAGCCGGTACGCCCGTCGCCGGTACTACCGTCTCCTGCAGAGCCCTCTCTGTGCGGGATGTGGTAGTGACAAGCAACAGTGCTGGTGCCGCCAGGCACTGGAGCAGTTCCACCAACTCAGCCAGGTCCT GCATAGACTGAGTCTGCTGGAGCGGGTCAGTGCTGAAGCTGTGACCACCACCCTGCATCAGGTTACCCGAGAAAGGATGGAAGACCGCTGCCGAGGCGAGTATGAGCGTTCCTTCCTCCGAGAGTTCCACAAG TGGATCGAGAGGGTGGTTGGCTGGCTTGGGAAGGTGTTCCTGCAGGACAGCCCCACCAGGCCAGCATCCCCAGAGGCTGGGAACACGTTGCGCCGCTGGCGCTGCCATGTACAGAGGTTCTTCTACCGCATCTACGCCAGCCTGCGCATTGAGGAGCTCTTCAGCATCATCCGAG ACTTCCCAGACTCCCGGCCAGCCATTGAAGATCTCAAGTACTGTCTGGAGAGGACAGACCAGAGGCAGCAGCTGCTGGTATCCCTCAAGTCTGCCTTAGAGACCCGGCTCCTTCACCCAG GCGTCAATACATGTGACATCATCACTCTCTACATCTCTGCCATCAAGGCACTGCGTGTGCTGGACCCGTCCATGGTCATTTTGGAAGTGGCTTGTGAGCCCATCCGCCGCTACCTAAG GACACGGGAGGACACAGTACGGCAGATTGTGGCTGGACTGACAGGGGACTCAGATGGGACTGGGGACTTGGCAGTTGAGTTGTCCAAGACCGACCCGGCCAGTCTGGAGACTGGCCAGGACAGTGAGGATGATTCTGGAGAGCCTGAAGACTGGGTCCCTGATCCCGTGGATGCTGATCCAG GGAAATCAAGTTCCAAGCGGCGGTCTTCAGACATCATCAGCTTACTGGTCAGCATCTACGGCAGCAAGGACCTTTTTATCAATGAGTACCGCTCCCTGCTGGCTGATCGCCTCCTCCACCAGTTCAGCTTCAGCCCTGAACG GGAGATCCGCAACGTGGAACTGCTGAAGTTGCGCTTTGGTGAGGCCCCCATGCATTTCTGTGAGGTCATGCTCAAG gacatggcagaTTCCCGACGCATCAATGCCAACATCCGAGAGGAGGATGAGAAGCGGCCTGTGGAGGAACAGCCACCATTTGGGGTCTATGCTGTCATCTTGTCTAGTGAGTTTTGGCCCCCCTTCAAGGATGAGAAGCTGGAGGTCCCCGAGGATATCAGGGCAGCCCTGGATGTTTACTGCAAGAAGTATGAGAAACTGAAG GCAATGCGAACCCTCAGCTGGAAGCACACCTTGGGCCTGGTGACTATGGATGTGGAACTGGCTGACCGCACCCTATCTGTGGCAGTGACCCCTGTACAGGCAGTGGTCTTGCTGTACTTCCAGGACCAAC CCAGCTGGACCCTGGAGGAGCTGAGCAAGGTGGTGAAGATGCCAGTGGCACTGCTGCGACGGCGCATGTCTGTGTGGCTGCAGCAGGGCGTGCTGCGGGAGGAACCTTCAGGCACTTTCTCCGTCATCGAGGAGGAGCGGCCTCAGGACCGAGACAACATGGTGCTCATTGACAGTGATGATGAAAGTGACTCGGGCATGGCCTCCCAGGCTGATCAGAAGGAGGAGGAGCTACTG CTCTTCTGGACTTATATCCAAGCCATGCTGACCAACCTGGAGAGCCTCTCGCTGGAACGCATCTACAGCATGCTTCGCATGTTCGTGATGACTGGGCCCGCACTGGCCGAGATTGATCTACAGGAGCTCCAGGGCTACCTGCAGAAGAAGGTCCGCGACCAGCAACTTATCTACTCTGCAGGTGTCTACCGACTGCCCAAGAGCTGCAGCTGA
- the Ssna1 gene encoding Sjoegren syndrome nuclear autoantigen 1 → MTQQGAALQNYNNELVKCIEELCQKREELCRQIQQEEDEKQRLQNEVRQLTEKLARVNENLARKIASRNEFDRTIAETEAAYLKILESSQTLLSVLKREAGNLTKATASDQKSSGGKDS, encoded by the exons ATGACCCAGCAGGGCGCGGCGCTGCAGAACTACAACAACGAGCTGGTCAAGT GCATCGAGGAGCTGTGTCAGAAGCGAGAGGAGCTGTGCCGGCAGATCCAGCAGGAGGAGGATGAGAAGCAGCGGTTGCAGAACGAGGTGAGGCAGCTCACCGAGAAACTGGCCCGTGTCAACGAGAACTTGGCGCGCAAGATCGCCTCTCGCAACGAGTTCGATCGGACCATCGCGGAGACCGAGGCCGCTTACCTCAAG ATCCTGGAGAGTTCGCAGACTCTGCTCAGTGTCCTCAAGAGGGAAGCGGGGAACCTGACCAAAGCCACGGCTTCAGACCAGAAGAGTAGCGGAGGCAAGGACAGCTGA
- the Tprn gene encoding taperin, translating to MAGLGRPGSRAAMPAWKREILERRRAKLAALGAGPGSGSAPDGPNERLVLADSLGPLCENPFMRLESERRRGARPGQQLLELYRRVPGVRTIRADNILIIESTAPGFPPAVPPAASIRAAEVVVYEAPQPGRVSRLLEKFDPPAVPRRLGSPERSRPAPPLPPPVAPALTAPRAPPGRPAALTAPVLPSKPAPPTPPAPPASCAGQRTACCEPGRLSGGAGPGARRSDFLQKTGSNSFTVHPRGLPRGAIDRPLSNGPSVRDTRADPANGLAGSPPARVEWKPKVESGETPLHPPPSPGTPSASPAVSPFPASNHSSATPSQRQWVSAATSANDSFEIRPAPKPDMETIPLGDHQARALASLRVNSRNSFMLIPKRKASGNSPPEGRQAGEPPKGEVGWASQSQGMGAQLMSRVDGASALGRIPLEAEVQQATREGGCPRPATALTDSAVRWQRPSSPPPFPTVTAETEPAEGLGFPSLTKNGRERGRPGLPVTFIDEVDSEEEAPQEAKLAPSAVGVPPQYHLNSTRTRHFSELQHRGNNTFLVVPKRKPGALQESHFSQTNGEPPTQESKEEEVDSLSGSYAATESALKKRYPTVHEIEVIGGYLALQKSCLTKAGSSRKKMKISFNDKSLQTTFEYPSESSLVQEEEAEEEEEEEEEGEEGEEEEGGSGSEKPFTLFLPRATFVGNVGPESPRLPDGSSGLSSYTPKHSMAFSKWQEQTLVQVPDEAEPPLKEVMLTPASQNDLSDFRSEPALYF from the exons ATGGCCGGCCTAGGGCGGCCGGGGTCGCGCGCCGCGATGCCCGCCTGGAAACGGGAGATCCTCGAGCGCAGGCGGGCCAAGTTGGCCGCTCTGGGCGCGGGTCCGGGATCCGGTTCGGCGCCCGATGGGCCGAACGAGCGGCTGGTGCTGGCGGATAGCCTGGGCCCGCTGTGCGAGAACCCTTTCATGCGGCTGGAATCGGAACGGCGGCGCGGGGCGCGTCCCGGGCAGCAGCTGCTGGAGCTGTACCGCCGCGTGCCGGGAGTGCGCACCATCCGCGCGGACAACATCCTCATCATTGAATCGACGGCGCCCGGCTTCCCGCCCGCCGTTCCTCCCGCCGCCAGCATCCGCGCTGCTGAGGTCGTGGTGTACGAGGCGCCGCAGCCCGGCCGCGTCAGCCGTCTGCTGGAGAAGTTCGACCCCCCGGCCGTGCCCCGACGCCTCGGGAGCCCCGAGCGCTCTCGCCccgcgccgccgctgccgccccCAGTGGCACCGGCACTCACCGCCCCGCGAGCGCCCCCCGGCCGGCCCGCGGCCCTCACGGCTCCGGTGCTGCCGAGCAAGCCCGCGCCCCCGACTCCGCCCGCGCCTCCCGCTTCGTGCGCAGGCCAGCGTACCGCCTGCTGCGAACCCGGGCGCCTGAGCGGCGGAGCAGGTCCTGGGGCCCGCCGCAGCGACTTCCTGCAAAAGACCGGCAGCAACTCCTTTACTGTCCACCCTCGAGGCCTGCCCCGCGGCGCGATCGATCGCCCACTCTCTAATGGGCCTTCGGTCCGCGACACCCGAGCTGACCCTGCCAATGGGCTCGCAGGCTCCCCGCCTGCGCGGGTCGAGTGGAAGCCAAAGGTGGAGTCAGGGGAGACCCCACTCCACCCGCCCCCTAGCCCCGGGACCCCGAGTGCCAGTCCAGCCGTGTCCCCTTTTCCGGCGTCCAACCATTCCAGTGCCACTCCCAGCCAGCGTCAGTGGGTCTCCGCTGCCACCAGCGCCAATGACTCTTTCGAAATAAGGCCAGCCCCTAAGCCAGACATGGAGACTATCCCTCTGGGGGATCACCAGGCCCGGGCCCTGGCCAGCCTCCGTGTGAACTCCCGAAACTCCTTCATGTTGATCCCCAAGCGCAAGGCCTCTGGGAACTCTcctccagaaggcaggcaggcaggggagcCGCCAAAGGGAGAGGTGGGATGGGCCTCTCAAAGCCAGGGAATGGGAGCCCAGCTGATGTCTAGAGTGGATGGTGCATCTGCCTTGGGGAGGATCCCCTTGGAGGCTGAGGTGCAGCAGGCAACTAGGGAAGGAGGCTGCCCCAGGCCAGCCACTGCCCTCACAGACTCAGCTGTTAGGTGGCAGAGGCCATCCTCACCCCCACCATTCCCAACCGTCACTGCTGAAACTGAGCCTGCTGAGGGCTTGGGGTTTCCCAGCTTGACTAAGAATGGCAGGGAACGTGGGAGGCCGGGACTGCCGGTCACCTTCATTGATGAGGTGGACTCTGAGGAGGAGGCTCCCCAAGAAGCCAAACTGGCCCCTTCAGCTGTTGGTGTGCCTCCCCAGTACCACCTGAACTCCACCAGGACCAGGCACTTCTCAGAGCTTCAGCACAGAGGCAACAACACCTTCTTAGTGGTGCCCAAGAGGAAGCCAGGAGCCCTTCAGGAATCTCACTTCAGTCAGACTAATGGGGAGCCCCCGACACAAGAATCCAAGGAAGAGGAGGTTGATAGCCTCTCAGGATCCTACGCTGCCACAGAGAGCGCCCTGAAGAAGCGCTACCCCACTGTGCATGAGATTGAGGTGATTGGTGGCTACCTGGCCCTGCAGAAGTCCTGCCTTACTAAGGCTGGCTCCTCAAGAAAGAAG ATGAAGATCTCCTTCAATGACAAGAGCCTGCAGACAACATTCGAGTACCCTTCTGAGAGCTCCTTAgtgcaggaggaagaggcagaggaggaggaagaggaggaagaggaaggagaggagggtgaggaagaggaagggggatcAGGCTCAGAGAAGCCCTTTACCCTCTTCCTGCCCCGGGCCACGTTTGTGGGCAACGTGGGGCCTGAGAGCCCCCGGCTACCAGATGGCAGCTCAG GCCTGTCCAGCTACACTCCCAAGCATTCCATGGCCTTCAGCAAGTGGCAGGAGCAGACGCTGGTGCAGGTTCCAGACGAGGCAGAGCCCCCACTGAAGGAGGTCATG CTCACACCTGCCAGTCAGAATGATCTCTCGGACTTCCGCAGCGAGCCAGCCCTCTATTTCTGA